The Branchiostoma floridae strain S238N-H82 chromosome 10, Bfl_VNyyK, whole genome shotgun sequence genome has a segment encoding these proteins:
- the LOC118424421 gene encoding uncharacterized protein LOC118424421 — protein sequence MAHKRLLELQASHQSYRAPTPPPDPNTVDQALLALERETRSLQQQASQDREVGHHRPRRPPVNNKNRYARSSPTKEERDKALVEHAEKIYHHKLQTQMFGEDLSASKLQTKKRGKKVRAQEKLHQLEQERHNAVPFNHEHQLVQMAQTSESKKSATCTFWPPAQLGLVGVQSSGGMMEKERMRCRMYPDGDEETVYVTLEERRPHRRKQAASKDLEKTTTKLPSLAPQRHSLAGKRTAADCTISDLPSLKEPKPPVAAKSDNTMAAENLQTKKRASHRRTRDSRALKRRCESPSGTVRSKH from the exons ATGGCACACAAAAGACTACTTGAACTACAAGCATCCCATCAGTCGTACCGCGCCCCCACCCCTCCCCCCGACCCTAACACAGTCGACCAGGCACTACTGGCTCTGGAGCGAGAAACCCGCAGCCTTCAGCAGCAGGCAAGTCAGGACCGAGAAGTCGGGCACCACAGACCCCGGAGGCCTCCTGTTAACAACAAGAACAG GTACGCAAGATCATCCCCAACAAAAGAGGAGCGGGATAAAGCCCTAGTTGAGCACGCTGAAAAAATCTACCACCACAAACTGCAGACCCAGATGTTTGGGGAGGACCTCAGCGCCTCAAAACTGCAGACCAAGAAGCGAGGTAAGAAAGTCCGCGCACAGGAGAAGCTCCACCAACTCGAGCAGGAGCGCCACAACGCCGTGCCCTTCAACCATGAACACCAGCTGGTCCAAATGGCGCAAACCAGTGAGTCTAAGAAGTCTGCAACCTGTACTTTCTGGCCGCCTGCACAGCTCGGCCTGGTCGGAGTACAGAGTTCTGGGGGGATGATGGAAAAGGAGAGGATGAGGTGCCGGATGTATCCTGACGGGGATGAAGAGACCGTCTACGTAACGCTGGAAGAGCGCCGCCCTCACAGACGGAAGCAAGCAGCATCCAAGGACTTGGAGAAGACTA CCACCAAGCTGCCATCCCTGGCTCCACAGCGCCACAGTCTGGCTGGGAAGAGAACTGCAGCAGACTGCACCATCTCTGACCTTCCCTCA CTGAAGGAGCCAAAGCCTCCGGTTGCCGCAAAGTCCGACAACACCATGGCAGCAGAGAATCTGCAGACCAAGAAGCGAGCATCCCACCGCAGGACGAGAGACAGCCGGGCCCTGAAGCGGCGCTGTGAGAGTCCCAGCGGCACCGTGCGCAGCAAACACTAA
- the LOC118424999 gene encoding polycystic kidney disease protein 1-like 2 yields the protein MKLSYASVQWTVRQSDTQVLSLEVLPDDVIADKLRLDLPPDTLPAGLFMVQVTVTMEVPEVGHTSIGVAQTWLEVFPFPIVVTLNGNAARTKPLGHVFVTAWLAHDSRCRIPSDQLSYNWTCEAVSYPNPPVTSDGIPACEALLGTLEADSNPDRGTLHFDTSLKPVPLDSVVKVRLVVAAEGHEPGHTYIDIHTNGDPSLGEYRIVCSFNCNPGDLIAHEMLYLIIPWSVDNSGPNSWTFVEAPADFPGIDWTNDILLVNDDNLKVRPNVFTVPGYYTVRATNYLNENFPRIGEYRFLVIRNPVPARLLQDNPAEIPPDVCSVRPVEGVSLVDKFCIVCEDFYDEVGPLKVDFKYKVEPGGVDLATVRFPGESQAAAADIVVNLFSGWVFYTPMIDLAPGSIIVEVLVSSADGRFSTVQLDPVFVDSPSKDALIAFTETFFDSRVGPFFNLMSMRSSVETFSSAVTAASVVATLANNGIDISQATDMVADGMAKVELQDYDGIIGLASCILLVTVFPQYVSGNAQVHSSMSLKHAFEKLGEMSENNNMDVEEVNMATALLFTGTAHVLKASEVKALSEHEDGVGFSNMLEKNKEATTRTFQALDVLDDIYLINMMPAYDDDNLFADIFTSKIHVKIKREDPADSSEELYTVAGVSDSFVRVPSFSSLAGDGCLGGKTVGVQFLESNFNPFEYSNNSRLVESDVVGLAVKCDNSTLPVSGLSEPIDILARRENKSLDELMYIFTSSSRLGDISLFHIYARRNMSAMGFSLDYNITLFPHDVTLWLRKHQPPTPDTYGWTATLPVPENQLFTVPWINETSLLSSAYQWLLLEDEIAITDLDVDKYNRTDYFIGLRFGSEVDRARGETVPFTLYVFETSCVYFQEDETHLWQSDGCRVGPMSNITHIHCRCDHLTKFAGFVPPNPLNIREAFSANILENPTGLILVLAVFTSYVMGVIWARKADRKDIAKAGVGLLPGHVLNPRKDCQYLITVYTGFRGNAGTTAEITLVLYGSQYESPPLTLRDDSRCLFEQGSVDSFLVSTEEPLGVLTHMRVWHNNAGFSPSWYLSQIVVANRATKVTTYFLSNRWFAIDEGDGKIDRIIPTSVEKDITKFHNLFLAKSSREMNDDHLWYSVAGRPARSPFTRVQRLSCCLTLLYSTMLTNIMFFGRGDDFDPPEPLRFAGLKINPPISLPQLMIGIQSAVIILPVNLLIVFLFRNSGTQKRSSGKKLNSEPDRHKRPKKEETFTSDNPDTPSVWYPRGRPVPIQKLRVVQSSLDVRESSKTHDEFKDNAVRGQKSLPWWGVFIGEL from the exons ATGAAACTTTCATAC GCGTCTGTACAGTGGACTGTGAGGCAGAGCGACACGCAGGTGTTGAGTCTGGAGGTCctgcctgatgacgtcatcgccGACAAGTTGCGGCTGGACCTGCCGCCGGATACCCTCCCTGCCGGGCTGTTCATGGTGCAG GTTACAGTGACCATGGAAGTACCCGAGGTTGGACACACCAGCATCGGTGTGGCGCAGACGTGGCTGGAGGTGTTCCCGTTCCCCATTGTTGTGACACTTAACGGCAATGCCGCGAGGACCAAACCGCTGGGGCATGTTTTTGTTACTGCCTGGTTGGCTCATGACTCTCGTTGCCGGATTCCTAGCGACCAGCTAAGCTACAACTGGACATGTGAAGCAGTCAGTTATCCGAACCCACCAG TTACCAGCGACGGAATACCGGCTTGCGAAGCTCTTCTTGGAACCCTAGAGGCTGACTCGAATCCAGATAGGGGTACCTTACACTTCGACACCAGCCTTAAGCCTGTCCCACTGGATTCCGTTGTTAAAGTCCGTTTAGTCGTCGCCGCTGAGGGGCATGAACCTGGTCATACCTACATCGACATACACACCAACGGAGACCCAAGCCTCGGAGAGTACAGAATAGT ATGTTCATTTAACTGTAACCCCGGAGACCTAATCGCCCACGAGATGCTATACCTCATCATACCATGGAGCGTAGATAATTCTGGTCCTAACTCGTGGACTTTTGTGGAGGCTCCAGCAGACTTTCCTGGCATCGACTGGACAAACGACATCTTACTTGTCAATGACGACAACCTAAAAGTTCGTCCCAACGTTTTTACA GTCCCCGGATACTACACGGTCAGAGCTACCAACTACCTTAACGAAAACTTCCCACGGATTGGAGAATATCGGTTTCTCGTCATCAGGAATCCGGTACCAGCGAGGCTTCTCCAGGACAACCCCGCAGAAATCCCACCAGACGTGTGCTCTGTCCGCCCTGTAGAAGGAGTATCATTGGTGGACAAGTTCTGCATCGTCTGTGAAG ACTTTTATGATGAGGTTGGCCCGCTTAAAGTGGACTTCAAGTACAAGGTCGAACCGGGAGGTGTTGATTTGGCAACAGTCAGGTTTCCCGGAGAGAGCCAAGCTGCTGCCGCTGACATCGTGGTGAACCTATTTTCCGGTTGG GTTTTCTACACACCCATGATCGACCTCGCTCCAGGTAGCATCATAGTAGAGGTGCTGGTATCCAGCGCTGACGGACGCTTCTCTACTGTTCAACTGGACCCGGTTTTT GTCGATTCCCCTTCCAAAGATGCTTTGATCGCATTCACGGAAACGTTCTTCGACAGTCGAGTAGGACCTTTCTTCAATCTAATGTCCATGAGGTCTTCTGTGGAAACGTTCAGCAGCGCAGTGACAGCTGCTAGTGTTGTAGCTACCCTGGCTAACAATGGGATAGACATCAGTCAG GCTACAGACATGGTGGCTGATGGTATGGCAAAAGTAGAGCTACAGGACTACGATGGGATCATAGGATTGGCAAGCTGTATCTTGCTAGTGACCGTATTTCCCCAGTATGTGTCTGGCAATGCACAA GTCCATAGCTCCATGTCTCTGAAGCATGCGTTTGAGAAGCTAGGAGAGATgtcagaaaataacaacatgGACGTAGAAGAGGTGAACATGGCGACGGCACTCTTAtttacag GCACTGCCCACGTGCTCAAAGCTTCTGAGGTCAAGGCTTTATCGGAGCACGAGGATGGGGTGGGCTTCTCCAACATGCTGGAAAAG AACAAAGAGGCCACGACAAGAACGTTCCAAGCCTTAGACGTGCTAGACGACATCTATCTCATCAACATGATGCCAGCCTACGATGACGATAATCTTTTTGCAGATATCTTTACATCCAAG ATCCACGTGAAGATTAAGCGAGAAGACCCCGCTGACTCCTCTGAGGAGCTGTACACTGTGGCGGGTGTGAGTGACTCGTTTGTCCGCGTGCCGTCCTTCTCATCGCTGGCTGGAGACGGTTGTCTGGGAGGAAAGACGGTTGGAGTGCAG TTCCTGGAGTCAAATTTCAACCCGTTCGAATATTCAAACAACTCGCGGTTAGTCGAATCAGATGTAGTCGGCCTGGCGGTGAAATGTGACAACTCGACACTTCCTGTCTCAGGCCTGAGCGAGCCGATAGACATCCTGGCAAGAAGGGAGAACAAGAGTCTGGATGAGCTGATGTACATCTTCACGTCATCTTCAAGACTTGGCGACATATCG CTTTTTCATATCTACGCCAGGAGAAATATGTCAGCGATGGGCTTCAGCCTGGACTACAACATCACCCTGTTCCCCCATGACGTCACCCTGTGGCTGCGCAAACACCAGCCACCAACCCCAGACACGTACGGCTGGACAGCCACCCTGCCGGTTCCAGAAAACCAGCTCTTCACCGTCCCGTGGATAAACGAAACGTCCCTGCTGTCCAGCGCTTACCAGTGGCTGCTGCTAGAAGACGAGATCGCCATCACAGACCTGGATGTGGACAAGTACAACAGGACAGACTACTTTATAG GACTTCGGTTCGGCTCCGAAGTTGATCGCGCCAGAGGAGAGACCGTCCCCTTCACTCTGTACGTCTTTGAGACGTCCTGTGTCTACTTTCAAGAAGACGAAACACACCTGTGGCAAAGTGACGGCTGTAGG gtcGGTCCGATGTCTAACATAACCCACATCCACTGCCGGTGTGATCACCTGACCAAATTTGCTGGTTTCGTACCGCCAAATCCACTCAACATCCGGGAAGCCTTCTCAGCAAACATCTTGGAGAATCCGACGGGCCTCATTCTGGTTCTCGCCGTGTTCACTTCTTACGTCATGGGGGTTATCTGGGCCAGAAAAGCCGACAGAAAAGATATCGCTAAG GCTGGAGTGGGACTACTTCCTGGCCACGTGCTGAACCCTCGGAAGGACTGTCAGTACCTCATCACGGTGTACACTGGGTTCAGGGGCAACGCGGGAACTACCGCTGAG ATCACGCTGGTGCTGTACGGCAGCCAGTACGAGAGCCCTCCCCTTACGCTGAGGGACGACAGTCGATGTTTGTTCGAACAGGGCAGCGTGGATTCTTTCTTGGTGTCCACGGAAGAGCCGCTAGGGGTCCTCACCCACATGAGGGTGTGGCATAACAACGCAGGGTTTAGTCCATCATG GTACCTGAGTCAGATCGTTGTAGCCAACAGGGCAACAAAAGTCACGACGTATTTCCTGAGTAACAG GTGGTTCGCTATTGATGAGGGTGACGGAAAGATTGACCGTATCATCCCGACATCAGTGGAGAAGGATATTACTAAGTTCCACAACTTGTTCCTTGCGAAAAGCTCGAG GGAAATGAACGATGACCACCTGTGGTACTCCGTTGCCGGCCGCCCTGCCCGGAGCCCGTTCACCCGTGTCCAGCGCCTGTCCTGTTGCCTGACGCTGCTCTACAGCACCATGCTcaccaacatcatgttcttcggcCGCGGAGACGACTTCGACCCTCCCGAGCCGCTCAGATTCGCTGGTCTGAAGATAAACCCGCCGATTTCACTTCCGCAG TTGATGATCGGCATACAGAGTGCAGTCATCATCCTTCCAGTCAACCTCCTCATCGTCTTTCTCTTCCGGAATTCGGGAACACAAAAAAGGAGCAGCGGCAAGAAGTTGAACTCGGAGCCAGACAGACACAAGAGGCCTAAGAAGGAAGAAACGTTTACCTCTGACAACCCAGACACGCCGTCAGTTTGGTACCCACGAGGCCGACCCGTCCCCATCCAGAAGCTCAGAGTGGTACAGTCGTCATTGGATGTCAGAGAAAGTTCTAAGACGCATGACGAATTCAAAGACAACGCTGTTCGTGGACAGAAGTCTCTACCCTGGTGGGGTGTGTTCATAGGTGAGCTGTAG
- the LOC118425000 gene encoding polycystic kidney disease 2-like 1 protein — protein sequence MRYFAINRAADYGTNPKFPAEERSTSPPDEDVLAEARARSAEKRKRRAAVLEVLVFGLFVTVIMLTAYQERSPLAFYMTQNVKEQIVGGGFSEITDIESFWGWVENDLIPTTRSAEWYNGRTLAADTVLQDMLTHPLDSVQLRQLRLKQGQLCETPKRLQHVTPLCTMGFTKLTEDIVDYTQGWIRQNETFDTTDPVPCTPTSSTPTSTVSPPVTGADCVSSLLTAEELETPWEYNHGASLIDSFPYFGQHGTYHAGGYNVPLGKTRASGLRLATFLHQRGWLDERTRAVIVELILYNPHANLFSMVTLVVEFTNLGAAFRGAGVVTLRLMQQEAILLLALRAVLAVFILVFVIKEAERLFSRPMEYLRDFWSWVELLVIVIGVATLGVYFNAQSIIDKAAEQRASSSSVLDLYKSAVNWFQVYTYLLALLICCGTLKFIRLLRFNSHVYALTMTIKKSARRVLLFTIIAGIILMAFTQMGNLLFGIKLQDYKNILTSLSSLCTMMLGVFDFDALVDGHYILGPLMFFSYQVLMQFILLSMFMAILMDVYAEESQDPNTDDLQMVGFIRETTSEAAGKANRTLLTVGKRNVIKTARVGAPDLDNSRKFSNVFEELAGKI from the exons ATGCGATACTTCGCCATCAACCGTGCGGCTGACTATGGCACCAACCCTAAG TTTCCAGCTGAGGAGAGGTCCACATCACCACCAGATGAAGACGTTTTGGCCGAAGCCAGAGCCAGGAGCGCAGAGAAACGCAAACGCCGTGCGGCTGTGCTGGAGGTGCTCGTGTTCGGCCTGTTCGTGACGGTGATCATGCTCACGGCGTACCAAGAACGGAGCCCGCTGGCTTTCTACATGACACAGAACGTCAAGGAACAGATCGTGGGAGGAGGGTTCTCTGAG ATCACAGACATCGAATCCTTCTGGGGTTGGGTTGAAAACGACCTGATCCCGACAACACGGTCAGCAGAGTGGTACAACGGGCGCACCCTGGCAGCAGACACGGTACTGCAGGACATGTTAACTCATCCACTGGACTCGGTACAGCTGAGACAACTGCGGCTCAAACAGG GACAACTCTGTGAAACACCAAAGAGACTGCAGCATGTAACACCACTTTGTACCATGGGCTTTACTAAACTAACGGAGGATATTGTCGATTACACCCAG GGCTGGATTCGTCAAAACGAGACCTTCGACACTACAGACCCGGTCCCATGCACGCCGACATCATCCACCCCTACCAGTACAGTGAGCCCGCCGGTCACAGGAGCGGACTGTGTGAGCAGTCTACTGACAGCAGAGGAATTGGAAACGCCTTGGGAGTACAATCATGGTGCTTCTCTTATTGACA GCTTCCCGTATTTCGGTCAGCACGGCACATATCACGCAGGTGGTTACAACGTTCCGCTGGGAAAGACTCGTGCCTCGGGTCTGCGGTTGGCGACATTCCTTCACCAGCGCGGCTGGCTGGATGAGAGAACGCGTGCCGTGATCGTGGAGCTGATTCTGTACAACCCACACGCCAACCTGTTCTCCATGGTGACGCTAGTGGTGGAGTTTACCAACCTGGGAGCTGCCTTCAGAGGGGCAGGGGTTGTAACTTTGAGGCTGATGCAACAAGAGGCCATCTTACTCTTGGCATTGCGAGCTGTCCTGGCAGTCTTCATTCTTGTGTTTGTTATTAAAGAAG CCGAGAGGCTTTTCTCCCGTCCGATGGAATACCTGAGGGATTTCTGGAGCTGGGTGGAACTTCTTGTAATCGTCATCGGCGTCGCGACCCTTGGTGTCTACTTCAACGCTCAGAGCATCATCGACAAAGCTGCCGAACAGCGGGCATCTTCAAGCTCCGTTCTGGATCTCTACAAAAGCGCCGTCAACTGGTTTCAGGTTTACACCTACCTGCTCGCGCTGCTCATCTGTTGTGGCACGTTGAAGTTCATTCGGCTCCTGCGGTTCAACTCACACGTTTACGCCTTGACCATGACCATCAAAAAGTCCGCCAGACGCGTTCTACTATTTACCATCATCGCTGGCATCATTCTCATGGCCTTCACTCAGATGGGAAATCTTCTGTTCGGCATCAAACTTCAGGATTACAAGAACATCCTGACCAGTCTGTCCAGCCTGTGTACCATGATGTTGGGTGTTTTTGATTTCGATGCTCTCGTAGATGGTCACTATATTCTCGGTCCTTTGATGTTCTTTTCCTACCAGGTCTTGATGCAGTTCATATTACTGAGCATGTTCATGGCTATCCTCATGGATGTGTACGCAGAGGAAAGTCAGGATCCGAACACTGATGATTTACAGATGGTTGGTTTTATCAGAGAAACCACTTCAGAGGCCGCTGGGAAAGCAAACCGTACCTTGTTAACCGTCGGGAAGAGAAACGTCATAAAAACAGCCCGGGTTGGAGCCCCGGATCTGGACAATAGTAGAAAGTTTTCAAATGTGTTTGAAGAACTTGCTGGAAAAATTTAG